The Spirosoma radiotolerans genome has a window encoding:
- a CDS encoding T9SS C-terminal target domain-containing protein, with the protein MLTFNKHIRVVGLLATLFLLVGSITAWAQGFKVSGKACVPDQECKADSLTFSDSVLTGVTTRVWDFGDGTTVTTQRDSVEKHVYLQAGTYTVTLKRTVNGIVQTVSRPPVFVGNRPQSFTNWRTDTTICKGEVITLDPYAGGPPQSGLRYLWYPKGDTTQSIKVDSSGCYSVEVINSVGCSYQDRINVDVCGEKKESQGVKWYFGQNAGLDFSGGGTPKPITDGKLNTIEGSSSIANTKGVLLFYSDGITIYDKDGKPMKSLVPGDTLATQKPLDGSTHSTQSALIVPKPTCRGCEYLYYVYTTSEIRGQKTLTYSVVDMRQNGGKGAVVEKNIPLSNQGTEQSASVANTRDSTYWVITRKYGTNQFEVRHLTRSENVDPVTYTGGQVIDSLTNAEGYIKIGPADTTGGNKGNRPMAVVIPGPPKNSVDLYTFNDSTGVLKFDRTLDLGPAPPKAYGVEFSPDGESLYVTMLADTNADGSQKGSSYILKYDLNQRDSLLTKSKTVVDSSTTRQYGSLQIGPDGRIYVAIKGSSSLGTIENPNGGLLDSLIYNPAGQPLGGQTSQLGLPNLVANFNDNSSGPGLTYGDTCVNAPTVFQISPNCPKLKEAYTLDFGDGSRPSSTTSTTPITHAYKTPGQYFVSLRIITKTSTGGICKDTLIKDTLTIVETPPDIKLGADTAICNKRGITLDIKVQAKMYVWLVNGALVSRQRTLTLTRPGYYIAVALAANGECFKSDTIEVQIKPVPSLDLGPDTLFCYRSKVDITVPQKTWTQFQWSNGGNTGTISVATAGVYSVTAQATVNGTTCTNSDTIRVSELPKIRLQAALTGPKACTSADGSIVLTTTPAGTYTYAWTGSDGTARPADSTNQLLGLVEGGYKVAVTDTLHECKVDSSFILKSPANQLRLTPNVKDALCSIPNSGTITLTVAGGTAATYAWRDQNNNVVSTTAVFGQASPGLYTVQVVDINGCKALSDSIKVGLDSTGFARLGPDTLKCNGLAVSLAPRTGDIPGNVYQWSNGATTPSISVTEPGTYSLVLRNTQSGCVGRSSVHVDNRPPPNFSYTQQAALCEGDQGTTILSANGATGLKYLWVTRSDTTKTITVQRAGDYPIQVTDPLGCTATGVARVLNLCEPRVNVPDAFTPNGDGTNDLLQVFTAYITDYEFRIYNRWGEVIFASNNPEQKWDGTYRGSIYPAMIYPYVVVFKSQYFPERERVVKRGSVLLIR; encoded by the coding sequence ATGTTAACTTTTAATAAGCATATTCGGGTAGTTGGACTTTTGGCCACGCTGTTCTTGCTGGTTGGGTCAATTACAGCCTGGGCGCAAGGCTTCAAAGTCAGCGGCAAAGCTTGTGTTCCTGATCAGGAATGTAAAGCCGACTCTCTCACATTTAGTGACAGTGTACTAACAGGTGTTACGACCCGTGTCTGGGATTTCGGGGATGGGACAACCGTAACCACGCAACGGGATTCTGTTGAGAAGCACGTATATCTACAGGCAGGTACATACACAGTTACTCTGAAGCGAACAGTCAATGGAATTGTACAAACGGTTTCTCGCCCACCAGTTTTTGTCGGTAACCGGCCACAATCATTTACTAATTGGCGCACAGATACAACTATCTGTAAAGGTGAAGTAATAACGCTGGACCCCTATGCAGGTGGTCCCCCCCAATCAGGACTTCGCTACCTTTGGTACCCAAAGGGAGATACGACTCAAAGTATAAAAGTCGATAGTTCGGGCTGTTATTCGGTTGAAGTAATAAACTCAGTCGGCTGTTCTTATCAGGATCGCATCAATGTCGATGTATGTGGCGAAAAGAAAGAGTCGCAGGGCGTAAAGTGGTATTTTGGGCAAAATGCGGGACTCGACTTCAGTGGCGGAGGAACACCAAAACCCATTACCGATGGTAAGCTGAATACCATCGAGGGATCATCGTCCATTGCGAATACAAAAGGAGTTCTGCTTTTTTATTCCGACGGGATTACCATTTATGATAAAGATGGTAAGCCCATGAAGTCACTCGTACCGGGTGACACCCTCGCGACACAGAAGCCACTGGACGGCAGCACACACTCAACGCAATCGGCGCTGATCGTGCCGAAGCCTACGTGCCGGGGTTGCGAATACCTTTATTATGTGTACACAACCTCCGAAATACGCGGGCAGAAGACACTAACGTATAGCGTAGTGGATATGCGTCAGAATGGGGGCAAAGGAGCCGTTGTTGAAAAAAATATTCCGTTGTCCAATCAGGGTACGGAGCAATCGGCGTCGGTAGCTAATACCCGTGACTCCACGTATTGGGTTATTACCCGAAAATACGGAACGAATCAATTTGAGGTCCGTCACTTAACGCGTAGTGAAAACGTCGATCCTGTTACTTATACAGGAGGGCAGGTAATCGATTCGTTGACAAATGCCGAAGGCTATATCAAAATCGGGCCGGCTGATACCACGGGCGGAAACAAAGGCAATCGTCCGATGGCCGTTGTCATTCCGGGACCACCCAAAAATTCGGTCGATCTCTATACCTTCAATGACTCAACCGGCGTCCTCAAATTTGATCGAACGCTCGATCTGGGACCAGCGCCCCCCAAAGCCTACGGGGTCGAGTTTTCTCCCGACGGCGAAAGTTTATATGTGACGATGCTGGCCGATACCAATGCCGACGGTAGTCAGAAAGGATCATCGTATATTTTAAAATACGACCTGAATCAACGAGACTCGCTCCTGACAAAGTCGAAGACCGTTGTTGACAGCAGTACAACCAGGCAATACGGTTCGCTTCAGATCGGCCCCGATGGCCGGATTTACGTCGCCATTAAGGGTAGTAGCTCGCTCGGGACCATCGAAAATCCAAATGGTGGTTTGCTGGATAGCCTGATTTATAATCCGGCCGGTCAGCCGCTCGGTGGACAGACAAGCCAGTTGGGTTTGCCAAACTTAGTCGCCAACTTCAATGACAATTCGAGCGGCCCTGGCCTAACCTATGGCGATACCTGCGTGAATGCCCCAACAGTATTCCAGATAAGTCCGAACTGTCCCAAATTAAAAGAAGCCTATACACTGGATTTTGGTGATGGAAGCCGGCCCTCGTCGACCACCTCGACCACGCCTATTACGCACGCCTACAAAACGCCCGGTCAATACTTTGTGAGTCTTCGAATTATTACAAAAACTAGTACCGGAGGCATTTGTAAAGACACACTAATTAAAGATACCCTAACGATTGTTGAAACACCGCCCGATATAAAGCTGGGAGCTGACACAGCCATTTGCAATAAGCGAGGTATTACGCTGGATATAAAAGTGCAGGCCAAAATGTACGTCTGGCTGGTGAATGGGGCGCTGGTCAGTAGGCAACGAACCTTAACACTGACCCGGCCGGGCTATTACATTGCTGTGGCCTTGGCGGCTAATGGCGAATGCTTCAAAAGCGACACGATTGAAGTTCAGATCAAGCCGGTGCCATCGCTCGACTTGGGACCTGATACGCTATTTTGTTATCGATCAAAAGTCGATATAACCGTGCCTCAAAAAACCTGGACCCAATTCCAGTGGAGTAATGGAGGAAACACGGGTACCATCTCTGTCGCCACGGCTGGCGTATATTCTGTAACGGCTCAGGCAACGGTAAACGGAACAACCTGCACAAACTCGGATACCATTCGGGTAAGCGAACTGCCTAAGATTCGCTTACAGGCTGCTTTGACAGGACCCAAAGCCTGTACATCGGCCGATGGGTCCATTGTGCTAACAACCACGCCGGCCGGTACCTATACGTATGCGTGGACCGGCTCCGATGGAACGGCCCGCCCTGCTGACAGCACAAATCAGTTGCTGGGCCTTGTCGAGGGAGGTTATAAAGTAGCTGTAACAGATACGCTTCATGAATGTAAAGTCGATTCATCGTTTATCCTGAAATCGCCGGCCAATCAACTCCGCTTAACGCCTAATGTGAAGGATGCCTTATGCAGCATACCCAATAGCGGCACCATCACTTTGACTGTTGCGGGAGGAACAGCCGCGACGTACGCCTGGCGGGATCAAAACAATAATGTCGTTTCGACAACGGCCGTATTTGGGCAGGCCTCGCCGGGGCTCTATACCGTTCAGGTCGTTGATATAAATGGCTGCAAAGCCCTGTCAGACAGTATCAAGGTTGGGCTCGACAGCACTGGATTTGCCCGACTTGGGCCCGATACGCTCAAGTGCAACGGCCTGGCCGTATCGCTGGCGCCCCGAACGGGCGACATTCCGGGGAACGTGTACCAATGGAGCAATGGGGCCACGACGCCGTCGATTTCGGTTACCGAACCGGGTACATATAGCCTTGTCTTGCGAAACACTCAATCGGGTTGTGTGGGACGCAGTAGCGTTCACGTAGATAATCGACCGCCACCAAACTTTTCCTATACTCAACAGGCAGCCCTTTGCGAAGGCGATCAGGGAACAACGATACTCTCAGCCAACGGGGCCACCGGCTTAAAGTATCTGTGGGTAACGCGAAGTGATACGACTAAGACCATAACGGTCCAACGCGCTGGCGACTATCCTATCCAGGTAACAGATCCATTAGGCTGTACAGCTACAGGTGTGGCTCGTGTCTTGAACCTGTGTGAGCCGCGCGTGAATGTGCCGGATGCATTTACGCCCAATGGCGACGGTACCAACGACCTGTTGCAGGTGTTTACAGCCTACATAACCGATTATGAATTCCGGATTTATAATCGTTGGGGAGAAGTCATCTTTGCCAGTAATAATCCCGAGCAAAAATGGGATGGTACCTATCGGGGATCGATCTATCCGGCCATGATTTACCCCTATGTCGTCGTCTTCAAAAGCCAGTATTTTCCTGAGCGTGAACGGGTTGTAAAACGCGGATCGGTGCTCTTGATTCGGTAG
- a CDS encoding PorP/SprF family type IX secretion system membrane protein, which produces MLNKYILLILTLTVGRTAFAQDPQFTQFYAAPMYLNPAFAGSALAPRVTANYRNQWPAITNYVTTMVAVDHFIEKYNSGIGLMIQSDNQGQGRIQSTDIGLQYAYQFQVSESSFVRLGLQGSYVNRSINYFGLTTGDQFTDRGFITGSVSGDPTLQGGLPAVKYADFSTGGLFYSDWFWVGASAHHINRPDQGFFAGNRERLPMKTSIQAGLRIPLGGFTGLADEEDREISLSPVIMYKHQGKYDQLDIGAYLTYAPLTIGAYYRGIPFKKYNQTLNNHDAVAALVGWRMEKFSIGYSYDVTISTLGNSGGSHELSLSYIFEKPEGRRAGVKRRDKKLPCPKF; this is translated from the coding sequence ATGCTCAATAAATACATATTACTAATATTGACACTGACGGTGGGCCGAACTGCATTCGCTCAGGACCCCCAGTTCACTCAATTCTACGCAGCTCCGATGTACCTGAACCCAGCCTTTGCCGGGTCAGCACTGGCTCCACGCGTTACCGCCAACTACCGTAATCAATGGCCCGCCATTACCAACTATGTAACAACGATGGTCGCGGTCGATCACTTCATCGAAAAATACAATAGCGGCATTGGTTTGATGATCCAGAGCGACAATCAGGGTCAGGGAAGGATTCAATCAACAGACATAGGGTTGCAATATGCATACCAATTTCAGGTAAGTGAATCCTCTTTTGTACGTTTAGGGTTACAGGGTTCTTACGTAAACCGAAGTATTAACTATTTTGGTTTAACAACGGGCGATCAGTTTACCGACCGGGGCTTCATTACCGGCAGCGTTTCGGGCGACCCTACCCTACAGGGTGGCTTGCCAGCAGTAAAATACGCAGATTTTTCGACAGGAGGCCTATTCTACTCTGATTGGTTCTGGGTTGGTGCCTCGGCGCACCACATCAACAGACCCGACCAGGGGTTCTTTGCCGGTAACCGGGAGCGGCTCCCCATGAAAACCAGTATTCAGGCAGGTCTTCGCATTCCGTTGGGGGGCTTCACCGGCCTGGCCGATGAAGAGGACCGCGAGATTAGTCTTTCGCCTGTGATTATGTACAAGCATCAGGGCAAATACGACCAGTTAGACATAGGCGCATACCTAACGTATGCACCGTTGACGATTGGTGCTTATTACCGGGGAATTCCGTTCAAAAAGTACAATCAGACATTAAACAACCACGATGCCGTTGCGGCACTGGTTGGCTGGCGCATGGAGAAGTTCTCGATTGGCTACAGTTACGACGTGACCATTTCGACCCTTGGCAACAGCGGAGGCTCCCATGAGTTGTCTCTGTCCTATATTTTCGAGAAACCCGAAGGCCGACGGGCAGGCGTAAAACGACGGGATAAGAAATTACCCTGCCCCAAGTTTTAA
- the ettA gene encoding energy-dependent translational throttle protein EttA, whose amino-acid sequence MSQETIIFSMAGVSKNIPPNRQILKNIYLSFFYGAKIGVLGLNGSGKSTLLRIIAGIDKNYTGEVVFSPGYSVGMLEQEPQFTPGRTVREIVEEGAQEVVNLLKEFEEINEAFGDPDADFDKLIARQGEVQEKIDHFNGWELDQKLERAMDALRCPPSDALIDNLSGGEKRRVALCRLLLQQPDVLLLDEPTNHLDAESVLWLEEHLRQYTGTVIAVTHDRYFLDNVAGWILELDRGEGIPWKGNYSSWLEQKQNRLAKEEKTESKRQKTLQRELEWVKMAPKARQAKSKARLGAYEKLLNEDAKQRDEKLEIFIPAGPRLGSKVIEADDVAKAFGDRLLFEHLGFRLPQGGIVGIIGPNGAGKTTLFKLITGREKPDAGTFDVGETVKVAYVDQEHDGLDPNKTVFETISGGNEWIMMGGKQSNARAYVSRFNFAGADQEKKIGTLSGGERNRVHLAMILKEGANLLLLDEPTNDLDVNTLRALEEGLENFAGCAVVISHDRWFLDRIATHILAFEGDSQAYWFEGNFSEYEENRRKRLGTDATPTRIKYKKLA is encoded by the coding sequence ATGAGTCAGGAAACCATAATTTTCTCAATGGCGGGCGTGAGTAAAAATATTCCGCCTAACCGACAAATCCTAAAGAACATATACCTTTCCTTCTTTTACGGCGCTAAAATTGGTGTTTTAGGGTTGAACGGTTCCGGTAAATCTACTTTATTACGCATCATTGCCGGTATCGACAAAAATTACACGGGCGAAGTGGTCTTCTCGCCGGGCTACTCGGTGGGTATGCTTGAGCAGGAGCCGCAGTTTACGCCCGGTCGTACCGTTCGCGAAATTGTTGAGGAAGGTGCTCAGGAAGTCGTCAATTTACTGAAGGAGTTTGAAGAGATCAACGAAGCCTTTGGCGACCCCGATGCCGACTTCGATAAGCTGATTGCCCGGCAGGGCGAAGTGCAGGAAAAGATCGACCATTTCAATGGCTGGGAACTCGACCAGAAGCTCGAACGAGCGATGGATGCCCTGCGTTGCCCGCCATCTGATGCGCTGATCGACAACCTTTCCGGGGGCGAAAAACGCCGGGTAGCGCTGTGTCGCCTGCTGCTTCAGCAACCCGATGTCCTGCTGCTCGATGAGCCGACCAACCACCTGGACGCCGAATCGGTGTTGTGGCTCGAAGAGCATTTACGGCAATATACAGGTACTGTTATTGCCGTAACCCACGACCGCTACTTCCTGGACAACGTAGCGGGCTGGATTCTCGAACTGGATCGGGGAGAAGGTATTCCCTGGAAAGGAAATTATTCGTCCTGGCTGGAGCAGAAGCAAAACCGCTTGGCTAAGGAAGAAAAAACCGAATCGAAGCGCCAGAAGACCCTTCAGCGGGAGCTGGAGTGGGTGAAGATGGCCCCCAAGGCACGTCAGGCCAAATCGAAAGCGCGGTTGGGCGCTTATGAAAAACTCCTGAATGAAGACGCCAAACAGCGGGACGAAAAGCTTGAAATATTCATTCCGGCCGGGCCACGGCTGGGGTCGAAAGTGATTGAAGCGGACGATGTTGCTAAAGCCTTTGGTGATCGGCTGCTATTCGAGCATTTGGGCTTCCGGCTGCCACAGGGCGGAATCGTTGGTATTATCGGGCCAAATGGCGCTGGTAAAACAACCCTGTTCAAACTGATTACGGGCCGTGAAAAGCCCGATGCCGGTACGTTTGACGTGGGAGAGACGGTTAAAGTCGCTTACGTTGATCAGGAGCACGATGGTCTCGATCCGAACAAGACCGTATTTGAAACGATTTCGGGGGGAAACGAGTGGATTATGATGGGCGGCAAGCAGTCGAACGCCCGTGCATATGTGAGCCGCTTTAATTTCGCTGGAGCCGATCAGGAAAAGAAAATCGGGACTTTATCGGGCGGTGAACGGAATCGGGTTCATCTGGCCATGATCCTCAAAGAAGGCGCTAACCTGCTGCTGCTCGATGAGCCAACCAACGATCTTGATGTGAATACATTACGGGCGCTGGAAGAAGGACTGGAAAATTTTGCGGGCTGCGCCGTCGTCATCAGCCACGATCGCTGGTTCCTGGATCGCATTGCTACTCATATTCTGGCCTTCGAAGGGGACTCACAAGCCTACTGGTTTGAAGGTAACTTCTCGGAATACGAGGAAAATCGGCGCAAACGTCTAGGTACCGACGCCACGCCAACCCGCATTAAGTATAAGAAGCTGGCTTAA
- a CDS encoding DUF349 domain-containing protein, producing MENASLVDEYGYVKDGKVFLKGYLNYEDRQIGEVKRTEQEALDYFKNRFIIAENKVSQLEKDIEEAQNKGSYLTKLVQLRKKLLGFDALGDFPPLLDRLDAQEKLLADLITVNQLKNLEIKRALIAEAEAVVDSTEWRETADVLQEIKTKWIKTGPVDKAAETEVEGRFQALLDGFFTRRREFFNEQNKVIQERLDKYDELIRLAFRANRLGDLDAAFQEVRKLNNAWKVVGEVPIKKSGKLYKQFKKATTMFYAKYNDAKGIVIVPKIDPRIEQQMKMADEVEKLSKQQDIFAAAERAKVLLNSWKEIRVPFKLQDKVVNERFRAACDKIFELSYLGRVLTRKYPAFELKSKSEQIRTKIREMEYLVKREKNDLQFALQDADGLDPNKDEDKQILNKINTQKRKIAMKETILRELQKDLETAGY from the coding sequence ATGGAAAACGCTTCACTGGTAGATGAATACGGTTACGTCAAAGACGGAAAGGTATTTTTAAAAGGCTACCTGAATTACGAAGACCGCCAGATCGGCGAAGTCAAACGAACCGAGCAGGAAGCGCTCGATTATTTCAAAAATCGCTTCATCATCGCCGAAAACAAAGTAAGCCAGTTAGAGAAAGACATCGAAGAAGCCCAGAATAAAGGCTCCTATCTGACTAAACTGGTCCAACTGCGCAAGAAGCTGCTTGGCTTCGATGCGTTAGGTGATTTCCCGCCCCTGCTTGACCGTTTAGATGCTCAGGAGAAGTTACTGGCCGATTTGATTACGGTCAATCAACTCAAAAACCTGGAGATCAAACGGGCACTTATTGCCGAAGCGGAAGCTGTTGTTGATAGCACGGAATGGCGTGAAACAGCGGATGTTCTGCAAGAGATTAAAACAAAATGGATTAAGACGGGGCCCGTCGATAAAGCAGCAGAAACCGAGGTTGAGGGCCGCTTTCAGGCGCTTCTGGACGGATTTTTTACCCGACGGCGCGAGTTTTTCAACGAACAAAACAAAGTCATTCAGGAACGGCTCGACAAATACGACGAGCTTATCCGCCTGGCCTTCCGGGCCAACCGCCTGGGTGATTTGGACGCTGCCTTTCAGGAGGTTCGAAAACTCAACAACGCCTGGAAAGTAGTGGGTGAAGTACCGATCAAGAAAAGCGGTAAGCTGTACAAGCAGTTTAAGAAAGCAACCACCATGTTCTACGCCAAGTACAACGACGCGAAGGGCATCGTTATCGTTCCGAAGATCGACCCACGTATCGAGCAGCAGATGAAAATGGCTGATGAAGTGGAAAAGCTCTCGAAACAGCAGGACATCTTCGCGGCTGCCGAACGGGCAAAAGTACTTCTGAACAGTTGGAAAGAGATTCGCGTACCGTTCAAGCTTCAGGATAAAGTGGTAAACGAACGGTTCCGGGCCGCTTGCGATAAGATTTTTGAATTGAGCTACCTTGGTCGGGTACTCACCCGGAAATATCCAGCCTTTGAGCTTAAGAGTAAGTCGGAGCAGATTCGGACGAAAATCCGGGAGATGGAGTACCTCGTTAAGCGTGAAAAGAACGATTTGCAGTTCGCTTTGCAGGATGCCGACGGACTCGATCCTAACAAGGACGAAGACAAACAAATTCTGAATAAGATCAATACCCAGAAACGGAAGATCGCGATGAAGGAAACCATCCTTCGCGAACTACAGAAGGATCTGGAAACAGCAGGCTACTAA
- a CDS encoding NUDIX domain-containing protein has product MKVRPSALIWRQSESQTQVLLMRYSYGGQDVYALPGGNPERGEILTETVIREIREELGVSVELGEMILAGEMLLSQRNDDVLHVVFAARNLQGEPTLNPTETTALNLVWIPVADLNKLNLYPNIGTKLQPWFSSATYLGYVGRIEQQYFG; this is encoded by the coding sequence ATGAAAGTTCGTCCGTCGGCGCTTATCTGGCGTCAATCTGAGAGCCAGACCCAAGTACTGCTTATGCGCTATTCTTATGGTGGGCAGGACGTTTACGCTTTACCCGGCGGCAACCCTGAACGGGGTGAAATTCTGACAGAGACTGTTATCCGTGAAATTCGGGAAGAGTTGGGCGTATCCGTTGAGTTGGGCGAGATGATTCTGGCGGGCGAAATGCTTCTGTCGCAACGCAACGATGATGTACTGCATGTGGTTTTTGCGGCTCGCAACCTTCAGGGCGAGCCTACCTTAAATCCCACCGAGACAACCGCGCTTAATTTAGTCTGGATTCCCGTTGCCGACCTGAACAAGCTCAATCTTTATCCAAATATTGGGACTAAACTTCAGCCCTGGTTTAGTAGCGCCACTTACCTAGGCTACGTTGGCCGAATTGAGCAACAGTATTTTGGGTAA
- a CDS encoding DinB family protein, whose amino-acid sequence MLIQTLKKLFRRDLEKLRREIDQYKNEDVIWHTERNIANSAGNLCLHLAGNLNTYLGAELGKTGYVRHRELEFSLKDVPRAELLQKIDDTIVVVDNALSTLTEAQLEEEYPMLVFEEKTSTGYFLVHLATHLTYHLGQINYHRRLLDA is encoded by the coding sequence ATGCTGATTCAAACACTCAAGAAACTCTTCCGCCGGGACCTCGAAAAACTAAGAAGAGAGATTGACCAGTATAAAAACGAGGACGTGATCTGGCATACTGAACGAAATATTGCCAACTCAGCGGGTAACTTATGCCTGCATCTGGCTGGCAATCTGAATACATATCTGGGCGCAGAACTTGGCAAAACTGGCTATGTCCGGCATCGGGAGCTGGAATTTTCCCTGAAGGACGTTCCCAGAGCTGAACTTTTACAGAAAATAGACGACACCATAGTTGTTGTCGATAATGCGCTGAGTACGCTAACCGAAGCGCAGCTTGAGGAAGAATACCCAATGCTGGTCTTTGAGGAGAAAACGTCAACGGGCTATTTCCTGGTGCATTTAGCTACACACTTGACGTATCACCTTGGCCAGATCAATTACCATCGGCGGTTGCTGGATGCGTGA
- a CDS encoding sodium:solute symporter family protein, whose product MLLFFITLYLLSNVAVGAWAARRVTTSQDFVLAGRRLPLMLAASVTFATWFGSETIMGAPAMFVEGGFLAVIEEPFGSSLCLFLVGAFFARPLYRLNITTFCDYFRIRFGRSAELLSAIMVIPSYFSWISAQLVAIGIVLSVVTDIPREYCIIGSATIVMAYTLLGGMWSISVTDFFHNLIIILALAVLGVMLWNDVGGWETIEKRTPQGFFRFLPQSTTKDWLAYTAAWITIGLGSIPQQDVFQRVMAAKTGKTAVRASFLASGMYLTVAMLPLFIALSAKLLHPDLPKDNQLIIPNMVMRHGSLPLQVLFFGAVTSAILSVSSGAILAPATVFGENVMKFFRPDISDQALLKTIRWVVVLITVICVGMSITRDANIFDLVGESSAFSLVSLFVPLTAGIYWKRANLTGCLWSMLVGFGVWLICLWLDTTYSPMLWGLLASTVGMVGGSLLSRSVPITHPATADGN is encoded by the coding sequence ATGCTTCTCTTTTTTATAACACTGTATTTACTCTCCAACGTCGCGGTTGGCGCTTGGGCTGCCCGGCGCGTAACAACTTCGCAGGATTTCGTATTAGCGGGGCGTCGGTTACCATTGATGCTGGCGGCTTCGGTAACGTTCGCTACCTGGTTTGGCTCCGAGACAATTATGGGAGCACCGGCTATGTTTGTTGAAGGGGGTTTTCTGGCCGTTATCGAGGAGCCGTTTGGATCGTCTTTGTGTCTGTTTCTGGTGGGCGCATTTTTTGCCCGGCCGCTCTACCGGCTCAACATCACAACATTCTGCGATTACTTTCGCATCCGATTCGGCCGGTCGGCCGAGTTGTTATCGGCGATCATGGTCATCCCGTCCTACTTTAGCTGGATTTCGGCCCAACTGGTAGCCATTGGCATCGTGCTGAGTGTAGTAACAGATATTCCCCGTGAATACTGCATCATCGGTAGTGCCACTATTGTTATGGCGTATACACTGTTGGGCGGTATGTGGTCTATCTCCGTAACGGATTTCTTTCACAACCTGATTATCATTCTGGCGCTGGCGGTCCTGGGAGTCATGCTCTGGAATGACGTAGGTGGCTGGGAAACAATTGAAAAACGAACACCACAAGGCTTCTTCCGTTTTCTGCCTCAGTCAACTACAAAAGACTGGCTTGCCTACACAGCAGCCTGGATAACCATTGGGCTCGGCTCTATTCCCCAGCAGGATGTTTTTCAGCGCGTCATGGCCGCCAAGACGGGAAAAACAGCTGTTCGGGCTTCATTCCTGGCATCAGGTATGTATTTAACCGTAGCGATGTTGCCTCTGTTTATTGCGCTGAGCGCCAAACTGCTTCATCCCGACTTGCCGAAAGACAATCAATTGATCATTCCGAACATGGTTATGCGACATGGAAGTCTACCGCTGCAAGTCTTATTTTTCGGAGCCGTTACGTCAGCCATTTTGAGTGTATCAAGTGGGGCGATACTGGCACCAGCAACTGTTTTTGGGGAGAACGTGATGAAGTTTTTCCGGCCGGATATCAGCGATCAGGCTCTGTTAAAAACCATTCGGTGGGTTGTCGTACTCATTACGGTCATCTGCGTCGGGATGAGCATCACCCGCGACGCCAACATTTTCGATCTCGTTGGTGAATCTTCCGCCTTTAGTCTGGTCTCGTTATTCGTCCCGTTGACGGCGGGCATCTATTGGAAACGTGCTAACCTGACAGGATGCCTATGGTCCATGCTGGTTGGCTTTGGCGTTTGGCTTATCTGTTTATGGCTGGATACCACTTATTCGCCAATGCTGTGGGGTTTGTTGGCTAGCACGGTAGGCATGGTTGGAGGCAGCTTACTGAGTCGCTCTGTTCCAATCACGCATCCAGCAACCGCCGATGGTAATTGA
- a CDS encoding inositol oxygenase family protein, protein MMSETAPLASLDQWEDDVLSRYPEPEHKSKEDYRNYDSPERDTVREFYRLNHTYQTYDFVREKEREFLAFDKKELPVWGAMEFLNTLVDDSDPDTDLDQLQHLLQTAEAIRADGHPDWFVLTGFLHDMGKVLCLFGEPQWAVVGDTFPVGCKHSDKIVYSEYFVNNPDAHDERYNTKYGVYEPNCGLRNVHMSWGHDEYLYQIMKNYMPEPALYMMRYHSFYSQHREGAYDHLMDAHDHEMFKWVNKFNPYDLYSKSPKPPVVSELKPYYEDLIAKYLPATLRL, encoded by the coding sequence ATGATGAGTGAAACTGCCCCCCTTGCCAGCCTCGACCAATGGGAAGATGACGTGCTGAGTCGCTACCCTGAACCCGAGCATAAGTCGAAAGAAGACTACCGGAACTACGATTCGCCGGAGCGCGACACTGTTCGGGAGTTCTACCGGCTAAACCATACATACCAAACGTACGATTTTGTTCGGGAGAAGGAACGCGAGTTCCTGGCTTTCGACAAGAAGGAGTTACCCGTTTGGGGGGCAATGGAGTTTTTGAATACGCTGGTAGACGACTCCGACCCAGACACGGATCTTGACCAGCTTCAGCACCTGCTCCAAACAGCCGAAGCCATCCGGGCCGACGGTCACCCTGACTGGTTTGTGCTGACGGGGTTTTTGCACGATATGGGTAAGGTATTATGCCTGTTCGGCGAGCCACAGTGGGCCGTTGTTGGCGATACATTCCCGGTGGGCTGTAAGCATTCTGACAAGATTGTTTATTCTGAGTATTTTGTCAACAACCCAGATGCGCACGACGAGCGCTATAATACCAAATATGGTGTCTATGAGCCTAACTGTGGTCTGCGCAACGTGCATATGTCATGGGGGCACGATGAATACCTGTACCAAATCATGAAGAATTACATGCCCGAACCGGCTTTGTACATGATGCGGTATCATTCATTTTACTCGCAACACCGGGAGGGAGCTTACGACCACCTGATGGACGCTCATGACCATGAGATGTTCAAATGGGTTAACAAGTTCAACCCCTATGATTTATATTCCAAGAGCCCGAAACCGCCGGTCGTCAGTGAATTGAAGCCTTACTATGAGGATTTAATCGCCAAATATTTGCCAGCTACGTTGCGTTTGTAA